Proteins co-encoded in one Planctomycetaceae bacterium genomic window:
- a CDS encoding prenyltransferase/squalene oxidase repeat-containing protein gives MTKLSRPIIEPSSRNWNLAVSAVLRRSQIREAAKALSLLNEAAAGSARHRECFTCHSQALPVFAMNEARRRGIRIDEENFARQIKHTHAHLERGRESYKAGKGQGGGVDTAGYALWTLEDGDVAPDDTSAAVIQWLLTKQQDDGRWKTTSNRPPSESSDFTATYLALRALTVFGNDAQRDEIDAAIASVAAWLKQAKPVDTEERVFRLLALTYVDDEGTDTAAAAEELAKSRHESGGWSQLETMEPDAYATGTALYALREAGMKTSDAVWQRGLSFLLTTQLEDGSWYVKSRSKPFQTYFETGFPHGTDQFISTTATGWATLALLSTLPEATAEPYEILPGTKAIKWPEEDLSGRMMDGAHRFVEAQIEAANRDRRSRENTASADELRAELKTILGVVEERHPPRMERFGTTDDPAVVAETDRYRITQVRWPVLGRIFGEGLLIEQKGDAVGDIVLVPDADQSPEELCGLLPLDGAKRPTALPFAHKGFNVLIPSIVSREKLPTNDDRMQRADFTDREWIYRQAFHMGRHVIGYDIQRVLAGIDWLESRSTMREGDAPAEPENREGEAPAEPQRRSASSDHAARPEPRPPTDTPEYRTTMIGIAGYGEGGLIALHAAAIDPRIDAALVSGYFTDSDFWSEPIYRNVWSRLKHFGNADVASLIGPRTLVIEYSEFPTVTGHKGDVTTPPFSNVKAEFDRIRGDHATLESGADNSPTQPFSNDALGKFAVALGVETFAADPSEPVPATGADAARSRANDRRQRIRQELEDHVQTLVRASEHVRDDFFLYGAMPEFRESRWTTEKTHATYDADEFIAAAKPFREKFATEGMGRFDEALLPPNARTRKVAETDSWTAYDVVLDVHDDLFAWGVLVVPKDLQPGEERPVVVCQHGRNGVPRDTIDGGNSAYNNFAAELAGRGFITFAPHNLYRGEDRYRWLDRKANTFGCSLFSFIIAQHDQILNWLDSLPFVDGNRIAFYGLSYGGETAVRVPTILEKYCLSICSGDFNQWTRKVAATDQPFSFMNTIEWEMPYWNLGHTFDYAEMTYLMFPRPFMVERGHHDRVGRDQWVAHEFAKVRWLYAQFGMSDRVAIEFFQGGHSIHGEGTFEFLHKHLDWRMK, from the coding sequence TTGACGAAGCTGTCGCGTCCGATCATCGAGCCATCTTCGCGGAACTGGAACTTAGCCGTCAGCGCTGTTCTGCGTCGGTCGCAGATTCGCGAAGCCGCAAAGGCGCTGAGTTTGCTGAACGAAGCGGCGGCGGGTTCCGCTCGCCACCGGGAATGCTTCACCTGCCACAGTCAGGCGCTTCCCGTGTTCGCGATGAATGAAGCTCGTCGGAGAGGCATTCGCATCGACGAAGAAAACTTCGCTCGCCAGATCAAGCATACACACGCACATCTCGAACGCGGCCGCGAAAGTTACAAAGCCGGCAAAGGTCAGGGCGGAGGTGTGGACACGGCCGGGTACGCTCTGTGGACGCTGGAAGACGGTGACGTCGCGCCCGACGACACCTCGGCGGCCGTTATTCAGTGGCTGCTGACAAAGCAACAGGACGACGGTCGCTGGAAGACCACCAGCAACCGGCCTCCGTCCGAAAGCAGCGACTTCACCGCCACGTATCTGGCTTTGCGAGCATTGACAGTGTTTGGAAACGATGCACAACGCGACGAGATCGATGCGGCGATTGCGTCCGTGGCCGCATGGCTGAAGCAAGCAAAACCCGTCGACACAGAAGAACGCGTCTTCCGACTGCTCGCTCTGACGTACGTTGACGATGAAGGAACCGATACGGCAGCCGCAGCTGAGGAACTCGCGAAGTCCCGGCACGAAAGCGGCGGCTGGTCGCAGTTGGAAACCATGGAACCGGATGCCTACGCCACCGGCACCGCGCTGTACGCTCTGCGTGAAGCCGGCATGAAAACGTCTGACGCTGTCTGGCAGCGCGGCTTGAGTTTTCTGCTGACGACGCAGCTCGAAGATGGATCGTGGTACGTGAAAAGCCGCAGCAAGCCGTTTCAGACTTACTTCGAAACGGGCTTTCCGCACGGCACCGACCAGTTCATTTCCACAACGGCAACCGGCTGGGCAACGCTGGCATTGTTGAGCACGTTGCCCGAAGCGACGGCTGAACCGTATGAAATTCTGCCCGGCACGAAAGCCATCAAATGGCCGGAAGAAGACCTGTCGGGCCGTATGATGGACGGAGCACACCGGTTCGTTGAGGCGCAAATTGAAGCGGCAAACCGCGATCGTCGCAGCCGGGAAAACACCGCGTCAGCGGATGAGCTGCGAGCCGAGTTGAAGACGATTCTCGGTGTCGTCGAAGAGCGTCACCCACCGCGGATGGAACGCTTCGGCACGACCGATGATCCCGCCGTCGTTGCCGAAACGGATCGCTACCGCATCACCCAGGTGCGCTGGCCGGTGCTCGGACGAATCTTCGGCGAAGGTTTGCTGATCGAACAGAAAGGCGACGCGGTCGGCGACATCGTTCTGGTGCCGGACGCAGACCAGTCGCCCGAAGAACTCTGCGGACTGCTGCCGCTGGATGGTGCGAAACGCCCGACGGCACTGCCGTTTGCGCACAAAGGATTCAACGTCCTGATTCCGTCGATCGTCAGTCGCGAGAAGCTGCCCACAAACGACGATCGAATGCAGCGAGCGGACTTCACCGACCGTGAATGGATTTACCGCCAGGCCTTTCACATGGGCCGGCACGTGATCGGCTACGACATTCAGCGAGTTCTCGCCGGCATCGACTGGCTGGAATCGCGCAGCACGATGCGGGAGGGCGACGCACCCGCCGAGCCGGAGAATCGGGAGGGCGAGGCTCCCGCCGAGCCGCAGCGACGGAGTGCGTCCAGCGATCACGCGGCTCGGCCGGAGCCTCGCCCTCCCACGGACACACCGGAATACCGGACCACAATGATCGGCATCGCGGGTTACGGCGAAGGCGGCCTGATCGCGCTGCACGCGGCCGCGATCGATCCGCGCATCGACGCAGCTCTGGTCAGTGGCTACTTCACCGACAGCGATTTTTGGTCCGAACCGATCTACCGAAACGTCTGGTCGCGACTGAAACACTTCGGCAACGCCGACGTCGCATCGCTGATCGGTCCCCGAACGCTGGTCATCGAATACAGCGAATTTCCGACCGTCACGGGCCACAAGGGCGATGTGACGACACCGCCGTTCAGCAACGTGAAGGCGGAATTCGACCGGATTCGCGGCGACCACGCGACGCTGGAGTCCGGCGCAGACAATTCACCGACGCAACCGTTCAGCAACGACGCTCTGGGGAAATTTGCCGTGGCGCTCGGAGTTGAAACGTTTGCGGCCGACCCGTCGGAACCGGTCCCGGCGACCGGCGCGGACGCCGCGCGTTCACGAGCAAACGACCGCCGTCAGCGAATCCGCCAGGAACTGGAAGATCACGTTCAGACACTCGTGCGAGCGTCCGAACACGTCCGTGATGACTTCTTTCTTTACGGTGCCATGCCGGAGTTTCGGGAAAGCCGCTGGACGACGGAGAAAACTCACGCGACCTACGACGCGGACGAATTCATCGCAGCCGCGAAGCCATTCCGCGAGAAGTTCGCTACGGAAGGGATGGGAAGATTCGACGAAGCACTGCTCCCGCCCAACGCGCGCACTCGCAAGGTTGCCGAAACTGATTCATGGACCGCCTACGACGTTGTGCTGGATGTCCATGACGACCTGTTTGCGTGGGGTGTTCTGGTCGTGCCGAAGGACCTTCAGCCCGGCGAAGAGCGACCCGTCGTTGTCTGCCAGCACGGGCGTAACGGAGTTCCTCGCGACACGATCGACGGTGGCAATTCCGCCTACAACAACTTCGCCGCGGAACTGGCCGGACGCGGTTTCATCACGTTCGCTCCGCACAATCTGTATCGCGGCGAAGACCGCTACCGCTGGCTCGATCGTAAAGCGAACACGTTCGGCTGCAGTCTGTTTTCATTCATCATCGCTCAGCACGATCAGATTCTGAACTGGCTGGATTCGCTGCCGTTCGTCGACGGCAACCGCATCGCTTTTTACGGTCTGAGCTACGGTGGCGAAACGGCCGTGCGAGTTCCCACGATTCTGGAAAAGTATTGCCTCTCGATTTGCTCAGGCGACTTCAACCAGTGGACTCGCAAAGTTGCGGCGACCGATCAGCCGTTCAGTTTCATGAACACGATCGAATGGGAAATGCCGTACTGGAATCTGGGTCACACGTTCGACTACGCGGAGATGACGTACCTGATGTTCCCGCGTCCGTTCATGGTCGAACGAGGCCACCACGACCGAGTGGGGCGCGACCAGTGGGTGGCACACGAATTCGCCAAAGTCCGCTGGCTGTACGCTCAGTTTGGAATGAGCGACCGCGTCGCCATCGAATTTTTCCAGGGCGGCCACAGCATCCACGGCGAAGGCACGTTCGAATTCCTGCACAAGCATCTGGACTGGCGGATGAAGTGA